One window of the Thermofilum sp. genome contains the following:
- a CDS encoding proton-conducting transporter membrane subunit, translating into MYMGLVPLWLFGSSLLVLVLGRFSRKFCELFSVASTGVAAALSLYLLAGGEPSSAGLLPVLSDSLSRFMLAVVNVLGFLIVFYSVGYMATEEGYVRYYFLILLFIGAMSSLVLAANVIHLYLFWELVGVCSAMLISFWWEKPEARRAGLKAFAVTRVGDIGFLIAIALLFHNLGTLNVQEVLQGLQRDYGLAATVGTLLVIAAAGKSAQFPLLVWLPDAMEGPTSVSALIHAATMVKAGVYLISRFFPSLTPEVLSTLFWIALVTALISAVSALASRDLKRVLAFSTINHLSLMFLALGSGAWAAAQLHLLSHSLFKALLFLCAGLIVHEVGTRNLDEIGGLWKGGMRLTGAAFLIGALALAGVPPTPGFFSKEAVLASVEEALGTPGKIVAFTLSFLSAAYIFRLFFRVFAGAPREEYEEHEWWMMIPILTLAALTALGFFLLRLAEGFLEVDHLEHHVDIAAVLGLAGGLALAAAVWWKGGLQSARRVLAGFARVADRVFLLDDLYTWAAEQVARNVSRLAVKIQQGNPALYSLWLFGFVLFLIIVFLGVV; encoded by the coding sequence ATGTACATGGGCTTGGTGCCGCTCTGGCTTTTCGGGAGCAGCCTTCTCGTGCTAGTGCTCGGAAGGTTCTCGAGAAAGTTCTGCGAGCTGTTCTCGGTAGCTTCCACGGGAGTCGCCGCAGCCTTGTCCCTCTACCTGCTGGCGGGCGGCGAGCCCTCGAGCGCAGGGCTCCTGCCAGTCCTCTCAGACTCGCTGTCGAGGTTCATGCTTGCAGTCGTGAACGTGCTAGGCTTCCTCATAGTCTTCTACAGCGTGGGCTACATGGCGACGGAGGAGGGCTACGTCCGCTACTACTTCCTGATCCTCCTCTTCATCGGCGCGATGTCGAGCTTAGTGCTCGCCGCGAACGTGATCCACCTCTACCTATTCTGGGAGCTCGTGGGAGTCTGCAGCGCGATGCTCATCAGCTTCTGGTGGGAAAAGCCGGAAGCGCGCAGAGCGGGCCTCAAGGCCTTCGCGGTAACACGCGTCGGAGACATCGGCTTCTTGATCGCGATCGCACTCCTCTTCCACAACCTAGGGACGCTGAACGTCCAGGAAGTTCTGCAGGGCCTCCAGCGGGACTACGGGCTAGCTGCTACTGTCGGAACGCTGCTAGTTATCGCCGCGGCAGGTAAGTCGGCCCAGTTCCCGCTACTCGTATGGCTGCCAGACGCGATGGAGGGCCCCACTTCCGTCAGCGCGCTGATCCACGCTGCGACGATGGTGAAAGCCGGCGTCTACCTCATATCGAGGTTCTTCCCCTCGCTCACACCTGAAGTGCTGTCAACGCTCTTCTGGATCGCACTCGTAACAGCGCTCATCTCCGCCGTTTCCGCACTCGCTTCTCGAGACCTGAAGAGAGTTCTCGCCTTCAGCACGATCAACCACCTCTCTCTGATGTTCCTCGCGCTGGGCTCGGGAGCCTGGGCCGCGGCGCAGCTCCACCTGCTCTCCCACTCCCTGTTCAAAGCCCTCCTCTTCCTCTGCGCAGGGCTTATCGTTCACGAAGTGGGCACCCGCAACCTAGACGAGATCGGGGGCTTGTGGAAGGGAGGGATGCGCCTAACGGGAGCCGCTTTCCTCATAGGGGCGCTCGCCCTCGCGGGAGTTCCTCCAACGCCCGGCTTCTTCAGCAAGGAAGCTGTGCTGGCTTCGGTGGAGGAAGCCTTGGGCACCCCTGGGAAGATAGTGGCGTTCACTCTGAGCTTCCTGTCCGCTGCGTACATCTTCAGACTGTTCTTCAGGGTGTTCGCTGGAGCCCCCAGGGAGGAGTACGAAGAGCACGAGTGGTGGATGATGATCCCGATCCTCACGCTGGCAGCGCTGACGGCTCTAGGCTTCTTCCTCCTGCGGCTAGCTGAGGGATTCCTGGAGGTTGACCACCTAGAGCACCACGTGGATATCGCGGCAGTGCTAGGCTTAGCGGGCGGCCTAGCCCTGGCGGCCGCTGTCTGGTGGAAGGGTGGGCTGCAGAGCGCTAGGAGGGTGCTCGCAGGCTTCGCGAGAGTTGCGGATAGAGTGTTCCTCCTAGACGACCTCTACACCTGGGCCGCGGAGCAGGTAGCCCGCAACGTCTCCCGCCTAGCGGTCAAGATCCAGCAGGGCAACCCCGCGCTGTACTCTCTCTGGCTTTTCGGCTTCGTCCTGTTCCTCATCATCGTCTTTCTAGGGGTGGTTTAG
- a CDS encoding proton-conducting transporter membrane subunit: MWSNVENLYLLVAFSGVALTIALRLAPEKLNRPLSTAASALFMLALLALSISAGELPGYVGFVSFAIGLAAVLAGYDLVHEDKPLHDALTLALASSLPILAGTEDLIKAFAAWELMSVSVLLLVAFHREKESAEAALKYLMLCGAGTAVALAGIALVVLETGSTRVDSVFQASLLARMLLAAGFATEAAVFPLHFWLPDAHMVAPSTASAMLSGVVIEAAAILVYRLAGWDPVVSRIFLYLSVAGAFVGNLSALAQDDIKRMLAYSSVANVSYIVMGLCSGDGLARTYALLHVAAHGYLKASLFIVSGILLAQHGTRSLSRLTGALSGDNLLKLTVIASALGLTGAPPLLPFWSELFIAVGVLSVSPALPVLFALAVILSFGYYFRLLQSLSQGSSLSATHSKRYLLASTSALLLVALNALLFTAPSLLVDAFALSVP; this comes from the coding sequence ATGTGGAGTAACGTCGAGAACCTTTACCTCTTGGTCGCCTTCTCGGGGGTAGCGCTAACCATAGCCCTAAGGCTCGCGCCGGAGAAGCTCAACCGTCCTCTCTCCACAGCGGCATCCGCTCTCTTCATGCTAGCGCTCCTAGCTCTCTCCATCTCAGCTGGAGAGCTTCCCGGGTACGTCGGCTTCGTCTCCTTCGCTATAGGGCTAGCTGCTGTGCTGGCAGGCTACGACCTCGTCCACGAGGACAAGCCGCTGCACGACGCGCTAACTCTAGCGCTAGCTAGCTCTCTCCCGATCCTAGCCGGGACAGAGGACCTGATCAAAGCCTTCGCCGCGTGGGAGCTTATGAGCGTCAGCGTCCTTCTCCTAGTGGCGTTCCACCGGGAGAAGGAGAGCGCTGAAGCCGCGCTGAAGTACCTCATGCTGTGCGGCGCCGGCACCGCAGTCGCGCTAGCAGGCATAGCCCTAGTAGTTCTCGAAACGGGCTCCACGCGCGTCGACAGCGTCTTCCAGGCCAGCCTCCTCGCCCGCATGCTCCTAGCAGCGGGTTTCGCCACAGAAGCCGCGGTATTCCCGCTCCACTTCTGGCTTCCCGACGCCCACATGGTCGCGCCCAGCACGGCTAGCGCGATGCTCTCGGGAGTTGTCATCGAGGCTGCAGCCATCCTCGTGTACCGGCTGGCAGGCTGGGATCCCGTAGTCTCGCGCATCTTCCTCTACCTCTCAGTAGCTGGTGCTTTCGTCGGCAACCTCTCCGCGCTCGCGCAGGACGACATCAAGAGAATGCTCGCGTACAGCAGCGTAGCCAACGTGAGCTACATCGTGATGGGCCTCTGCTCGGGAGACGGCCTCGCTAGGACTTACGCCTTACTGCATGTCGCCGCTCACGGCTACCTGAAGGCTTCGCTCTTCATCGTCTCGGGAATCCTGCTGGCGCAGCACGGGACGAGAAGCCTATCCCGCCTCACCGGGGCTCTCTCTGGAGACAACCTCCTGAAGCTGACCGTCATCGCGTCAGCGCTAGGTTTAACGGGCGCTCCGCCGCTCCTACCGTTCTGGAGCGAGCTCTTCATAGCTGTCGGCGTGCTGTCGGTAAGCCCGGCGCTGCCAGTGCTCTTCGCGCTCGCGGTGATCCTCTCCTTCGGGTACTACTTCAGGCTGCTGCAGAGCCTCTCCCAAGGCAGCTCGCTCAGCGCGACCCACTCGAAGCGGTACCTGCTGGCAAGCACCTCAGCTCTCCTTCTCGTAGCTCTCAACGCTCTCCTATTCACTGCTCCATCTCTACTAGTGGACGCGTTTGCTCTCTCAGTGCCCTAA
- the ndhC gene encoding NADH-quinone oxidoreductase subunit A gives MLARILERGPGGRFKRARYEAGNPPSGEAKARLPFQYYGYVLLYLSVEPLMVLFFLTTYYDKPALSAALAALALLPAVVWGALAADELERWRL, from the coding sequence TTGCTTGCACGCATCCTCGAGCGCGGCCCGGGGGGCAGGTTCAAGAGAGCGAGGTACGAGGCTGGAAACCCCCCCTCCGGCGAAGCGAAGGCACGGCTACCCTTCCAGTACTACGGGTACGTGCTACTATACTTGAGCGTAGAGCCCCTGATGGTTCTCTTCTTCCTCACCACCTACTACGACAAGCCGGCGCTCTCCGCCGCTCTGGCTGCCCTGGCCCTCCTTCCGGCTGTCGTGTGGGGAGCGCTGGCTGCTGACGAGCTTGAGAGGTGGAGGCTGTGA
- the nuoB gene encoding NADH-quinone oxidoreductase subunit NuoB, with protein sequence MSCSLGFVLIGNLEEAAHRATKWLVERTPIRSLRDWAITFSLWPVHFTTSCCGAEFAAASAPRFDAERFGFLPFNSPRQTNLMVIEGTLTRKMGEAAKIVYDQMPWPKFVIAMGACAIDGGLFYNSYNIVRPKDILPVTHFIPGCPPRPEAVARAIIMLQRRVRSGEWAEYARRG encoded by the coding sequence GTGAGCTGCTCTCTGGGCTTCGTCCTGATCGGGAACCTCGAGGAGGCTGCTCACCGCGCTACGAAGTGGCTCGTGGAGAGAACCCCGATCCGCTCACTTAGGGATTGGGCGATCACGTTCAGCCTGTGGCCAGTCCACTTCACAACATCCTGCTGCGGAGCTGAGTTCGCAGCGGCTAGCGCTCCACGCTTCGACGCGGAGCGCTTCGGCTTTCTCCCCTTCAACTCCCCCCGGCAGACGAACCTGATGGTTATCGAGGGGACGCTGACGAGGAAGATGGGGGAGGCCGCGAAGATCGTTTACGACCAGATGCCCTGGCCGAAGTTCGTCATCGCGATGGGGGCTTGCGCGATCGACGGCGGCCTCTTCTACAACAGCTACAACATCGTGAGGCCTAAGGACATCCTCCCGGTCACGCACTTCATCCCAGGGTGCCCGCCGAGGCCGGAGGCGGTGGCCCGCGCGATCATCATGCTTCAGAGGAGGGTGAGGAGCGGTGAGTGGGCCGAGTACGCGCGAAGAGGTTAA
- a CDS encoding NADH-quinone oxidoreductase subunit C: MSGPSTREEVKQALERLGFAVEEARDVLRVRLEPADLRKAAEELLRLGFDHLASVGGVDWPAEGKIEVVYHAESYEPGKRSFLVELRVKVPRDDPHLPSLIDVWPNALLMEREVWEMLGVTFEGNPDLRRLLLPPDWSGPPPLRKDFRVEEEGIYVEYE; this comes from the coding sequence GTGAGTGGGCCGAGTACGCGCGAAGAGGTTAAGCAAGCGCTCGAGAGGCTGGGCTTCGCGGTAGAGGAGGCTAGGGACGTGCTTAGGGTCAGGCTGGAGCCCGCCGACTTGAGGAAAGCTGCGGAGGAGCTGCTGCGGCTTGGCTTCGACCACCTGGCTTCTGTCGGGGGCGTGGACTGGCCGGCGGAGGGGAAGATAGAGGTTGTGTACCACGCCGAGAGCTACGAGCCGGGGAAGAGGAGCTTTCTCGTCGAGCTCCGGGTGAAGGTTCCCCGCGACGACCCTCACCTTCCCTCGCTGATCGACGTGTGGCCGAACGCGCTGCTCATGGAGCGGGAGGTGTGGGAGATGCTGGGAGTCACCTTCGAGGGTAACCCCGACCTCCGCAGGCTCCTGCTTCCTCCGGACTGGTCCGGCCCACCACCCTTGAGGAAGGATTTCAGGGTCGAGGAGGAGGGTATCTATGTTGAGTACGAGTGA
- a CDS encoding NADH-quinone oxidoreductase subunit D, giving the protein MLSTSEVVRSRLLAREGGEEVYELFIGPQHPSSGHMRFIVRLDGDVIVSVDPDIGYVHRTMEKLAEGREAVKAIPLLERMTIIDSHNVTIGLVRAMEKLLDVEPPPRARYLRTLLSEINRIASHLYGIGIAGIMLNHSTMFMWAFGDREVWLQLAEELSGARLTHTYSIPGGVRRDLPQGFADRAEKAVRYMTRRLEEYAKIFLENPQVRSRYEGVGVLKKGEASRLGIVGPNLRASGVKYDARLAEDYAAYSEVSFEVPTLEEGDAYARMRLRIEEIKQSMSIILQVLRKVPEGPIFAEKYLKLLPPKLREQVLSTGRVKLPALFASMKLPAGEAVARAEMGHGEIFYHLISDGSAKPYRLRVVTPSFRNVILFRYLMPGHRFMDFPAIYGSLDYFPPEADR; this is encoded by the coding sequence ATGTTGAGTACGAGTGAGGTAGTTCGGTCCAGGCTGCTAGCTCGCGAGGGAGGGGAGGAGGTCTACGAGCTCTTCATCGGCCCGCAGCACCCCTCTTCAGGTCACATGCGCTTCATCGTGCGGCTGGACGGCGACGTTATAGTGAGCGTTGACCCAGACATCGGGTACGTGCACAGGACGATGGAGAAGCTCGCGGAGGGCAGGGAGGCGGTAAAGGCGATCCCGCTGCTCGAGCGGATGACAATCATCGATTCTCACAATGTGACGATCGGGCTGGTGAGAGCTATGGAGAAGCTCCTAGACGTGGAGCCGCCGCCTAGGGCGAGGTACCTCAGAACGCTCCTCTCGGAGATCAACAGGATCGCTAGCCACCTCTACGGGATCGGGATCGCGGGCATCATGCTGAACCACTCGACGATGTTCATGTGGGCGTTCGGCGACAGAGAAGTGTGGCTCCAGCTCGCCGAAGAGCTCTCGGGGGCCCGCCTCACGCACACGTACAGCATTCCGGGAGGCGTTAGGAGGGATTTGCCGCAGGGTTTCGCCGACAGGGCTGAGAAAGCGGTGAGGTACATGACGAGGAGGCTGGAGGAGTACGCGAAGATCTTCCTCGAGAACCCGCAGGTGAGGTCGAGGTACGAGGGGGTAGGGGTTCTGAAGAAGGGGGAGGCGTCGAGGCTCGGCATCGTCGGCCCGAACCTCAGAGCGAGCGGCGTCAAGTACGATGCGCGGCTAGCCGAGGACTACGCCGCGTACAGCGAGGTGAGCTTCGAGGTCCCCACGCTAGAGGAGGGTGATGCTTACGCGAGGATGAGGCTGAGGATCGAGGAGATTAAGCAGAGCATGTCCATCATCCTCCAGGTGCTCAGGAAGGTGCCGGAGGGGCCTATCTTCGCGGAAAAGTACCTGAAGCTGCTGCCCCCGAAGCTCCGCGAGCAAGTACTCAGCACGGGCAGGGTGAAGCTCCCTGCGCTCTTCGCCTCTATGAAGCTGCCCGCTGGTGAGGCGGTAGCTAGAGCTGAGATGGGTCACGGCGAGATCTTCTACCACCTCATCAGCGACGGCTCCGCGAAGCCCTACAGGCTCAGGGTCGTGACACCGTCCTTCAGGAACGTGATCCTCTTCCGGTACCTCATGCCGGGGCACCGGTTCATGGACTTCCCCGCGATTTACGGGAGCCTCGACTACTTCCCCCCTGAGGCGGATAGGTGA
- the nuoH gene encoding NADH-quinone oxidoreductase subunit NuoH translates to MGLLEWVLELLLSPQVFAPVVFPGLVTALVVLLTIIWAERKIAARVQMRVGPLYVTRRFGGVLQMLADGTRYMFQEFIIPETSDKGFFVFAPVLALAAAILPFAFIPAAPGFAPVKHPLAALGVLASLSAAPLAVLLMGWSSGNKFAIQGAVREAFMTLAYEAVVFLSVLAMGMLYGTLDLEEAVYRQVIPGLLLNPISAFTFFVGMVMSAGRLPFDIVEGEQEIVAGPYVEYSGIVFGIGMGLAYLKLYAFSLLFSILYLSGWEPLLPIYSVYPPLGGLMLFVKAYAVMLFVAFLRSVYGRYRLDQALRAGWRIFLPLALASVMFSAFVKVVVYG, encoded by the coding sequence ATGGGTCTGCTGGAGTGGGTTCTGGAGCTGCTGCTAAGCCCCCAGGTCTTCGCACCGGTAGTTTTCCCCGGTCTGGTCACAGCCCTCGTAGTCCTCCTGACGATCATCTGGGCCGAGCGGAAGATCGCTGCTAGAGTGCAGATGCGTGTCGGCCCCCTGTACGTTACCAGGCGCTTTGGAGGAGTGCTGCAGATGCTAGCGGACGGCACGAGGTACATGTTCCAGGAGTTCATCATCCCGGAGACTAGCGATAAGGGGTTCTTCGTGTTCGCCCCCGTACTGGCCCTGGCGGCGGCGATTCTACCCTTCGCGTTCATCCCTGCTGCGCCCGGCTTCGCCCCCGTGAAGCACCCATTGGCGGCGCTCGGCGTGCTAGCCTCTCTCTCAGCCGCTCCGCTCGCTGTGCTCCTGATGGGCTGGAGCTCTGGGAACAAGTTCGCGATACAAGGGGCGGTCCGCGAGGCGTTCATGACCCTAGCTTACGAGGCTGTAGTCTTCTTATCTGTGCTGGCGATGGGCATGCTCTACGGCACCTTAGACCTCGAGGAGGCCGTCTACAGGCAGGTTATCCCGGGCTTGCTGCTCAACCCGATCTCAGCGTTCACCTTCTTCGTCGGGATGGTGATGAGCGCTGGTAGGCTGCCCTTCGACATCGTGGAGGGTGAGCAGGAGATAGTTGCTGGCCCCTACGTCGAGTACAGTGGTATTGTGTTCGGTATCGGGATGGGTCTCGCTTACCTCAAGCTCTACGCCTTCTCCCTGCTCTTTTCCATTCTCTACCTCTCCGGGTGGGAGCCCCTCCTGCCAATTTACAGCGTCTACCCGCCGCTCGGGGGGCTCATGCTGTTTGTCAAAGCGTACGCGGTCATGCTCTTCGTCGCTTTCCTAAGGTCGGTTTATGGAAGGTACCGCTTAGACCAGGCGCTGAGGGCGGGGTGGAGGATTTTTCTCCCGCTGGCTCTAGCTTCCGTAATGTTCTCCGCTTTTGTCAAGGTGGTCGTGTATGGGTAA
- a CDS encoding NADH-quinone oxidoreductase subunit I — protein sequence MGNLVRSFVGHVRAVATGLRYLLLPNRMTVYYPEKLIELPEGYRGLIRYYPELCVQCGLCAMVCPAGAMKMYVKKGEKRGRPGVNYQRCIFCGFCADICPQNALEMTKVHDVAYEKLEDMILSPEEFAREVRSPALEEGAVKVKVIFSEERGLVHEPA from the coding sequence ATGGGTAACCTCGTTCGATCCTTTGTGGGGCACGTGAGGGCTGTGGCGACGGGTCTCCGCTACCTACTCCTCCCCAACAGGATGACGGTCTACTACCCGGAGAAGCTCATCGAGCTCCCAGAGGGCTACAGGGGTTTGATCCGTTACTACCCCGAGCTGTGCGTGCAGTGCGGGCTTTGTGCGATGGTCTGTCCCGCTGGAGCGATGAAGATGTACGTGAAGAAAGGCGAGAAGAGGGGGAGGCCCGGCGTGAACTACCAGAGGTGCATATTCTGTGGCTTCTGCGCCGACATATGCCCTCAAAACGCGCTCGAGATGACTAAGGTTCACGATGTCGCTTACGAGAAGCTGGAGGACATGATCCTCTCCCCGGAGGAGTTTGCCCGGGAGGTGAGGTCCCCAGCTCTCGAGGAGGGGGCGGTTAAAGTGAAGGTGATTTTTAGCGAGGAGAGGGGGTTGGTGCATGAGCCCGCTTAG
- a CDS encoding NADH-quinone oxidoreductase subunit J, protein MSPLSMFEVYVLLAALVSLVSAALAVKVKEDFYSAILLGLTGLGVAALIGLLGYTFLAVFHVMVYVGATVTFVVFGVLLVGRGAGFEKRMGVPALAVSALLAAALFSLLSTSKPTRVNIDLSSAASAILGENAVALTLLALSLASLVIAGIAVASEER, encoded by the coding sequence ATGAGCCCGCTTAGCATGTTTGAAGTCTATGTATTGTTGGCAGCCCTGGTATCCCTAGTCTCCGCAGCCCTGGCCGTTAAAGTAAAGGAAGACTTCTACTCCGCCATCCTGCTGGGCCTCACGGGGCTGGGAGTCGCAGCGCTCATAGGGCTTCTCGGCTACACTTTCCTCGCTGTGTTCCACGTGATGGTCTACGTGGGAGCTACGGTGACGTTCGTTGTTTTCGGAGTACTCCTGGTGGGCAGGGGCGCGGGCTTCGAGAAGCGCATGGGCGTGCCGGCTCTCGCGGTGTCAGCTCTCCTGGCGGCAGCTCTCTTCTCGCTCCTGAGCACCTCGAAGCCCACGCGCGTGAATATCGACCTTTCGAGCGCCGCCAGCGCTATTCTCGGCGAGAACGCGGTAGCTCTGACCCTGCTCGCTCTCTCGCTCGCATCTCTTGTAATCGCAGGCATCGCGGTAGCTTCTGAGGAGAGGTGA
- the nuoK gene encoding NADH-quinone oxidoreductase subunit NuoK: protein MMAEIYFLTSALLAAVGAYGALVSRSAIKALISLEILFNGVVLGALALTSSSASLGGFILVVFSVVLGSVEVGVLVSILVLLYRRFRSVDVYQVPGLEVVE, encoded by the coding sequence ATGATGGCGGAGATCTACTTCTTAACTTCAGCGCTTCTCGCAGCCGTAGGGGCTTACGGAGCCCTGGTGAGCAGGAGCGCTATTAAGGCTTTAATCTCCCTGGAGATCTTGTTCAACGGCGTGGTGCTCGGCGCTCTCGCGCTCACCTCTTCTTCAGCTTCCCTCGGGGGCTTCATCCTGGTTGTTTTCTCGGTTGTTCTCGGAAGTGTGGAGGTGGGGGTTCTGGTGTCGATTCTCGTCCTCCTCTACAGGAGGTTCAGGAGTGTTGACGTTTACCAGGTTCCCGGTCTAGAGGTGGTGGAGTGA
- a CDS encoding complex I subunit 5 family protein: MGEVPYLWLSVLFPLAAALLTLLLRLGRRGAAILNSSALGASALLIAVSYALHGVKGVWLDPLRFTVDGLGTFALAMDPMVFLVAFSVAATTAVVALYSEPYMRHRFEELKHEGVEAPGWRSYYFLYTLFALAMLGTVMSTNIIEFYIFLELTLIPSFLLIAFYGYGDRIRIAIMYLLWTHVGALLFLIGALAVGFQKGFDFISASGSFLKGLGEGVGDYAFALMLLGLSVKLAALGVHMWLPYAHAEAPTPVSALLSPNLIGLGAAMMFRIVYVLFPSTFQAYSPLLMTWALATIIYGGFMALSQTDFKRLLAYSSISQMGYLLLGLASTSAYGVAGTFLHYLVHAFGKAILFGVAGILIATYHGLRDIAKMGGLAQKMPYSASLALLGFMHITGIPPTAGLWSEYLILRGAVEKALSLGQTWYVAVAAALVVGVGLSTAYAFLTMRRVFYGPLRVENAREAARGLWAPLAVLAALGILSFIAASPLVDPTVRVIAAVLGG, from the coding sequence ATGGGTGAAGTACCGTACCTCTGGTTGAGCGTGCTGTTTCCTCTTGCAGCGGCGCTGCTGACTCTGCTGCTACGCCTCGGTAGGCGCGGGGCAGCGATCCTTAACTCTTCCGCTCTGGGAGCTTCAGCGCTGCTGATCGCCGTATCCTATGCCCTCCACGGAGTGAAGGGCGTCTGGCTCGACCCTCTCCGCTTCACGGTGGACGGGCTCGGCACCTTCGCGCTCGCTATGGACCCGATGGTGTTCCTCGTTGCCTTCTCCGTAGCCGCGACGACCGCGGTTGTGGCGCTCTACAGCGAGCCCTACATGCGCCACAGGTTTGAGGAGCTCAAGCATGAAGGTGTCGAGGCGCCGGGCTGGAGAAGCTACTACTTCCTCTACACGCTCTTCGCGCTAGCGATGCTCGGGACGGTGATGTCCACGAACATTATCGAGTTCTACATCTTCCTCGAGCTCACGCTGATCCCGAGCTTCCTCCTCATCGCGTTCTACGGCTACGGCGACAGGATACGCATAGCCATAATGTACCTGCTCTGGACCCACGTGGGGGCCTTACTCTTCCTTATCGGAGCGCTCGCCGTAGGCTTCCAGAAAGGGTTCGACTTCATCTCCGCGAGCGGGAGCTTCCTGAAAGGGCTCGGCGAAGGGGTGGGAGACTACGCTTTCGCGCTGATGCTGCTCGGTCTCTCGGTGAAGCTCGCCGCCCTAGGAGTCCACATGTGGCTTCCCTACGCTCACGCCGAGGCCCCCACACCCGTCTCGGCGCTGCTTAGCCCCAACCTCATCGGGCTTGGAGCGGCGATGATGTTCAGGATCGTCTACGTCCTCTTCCCCTCGACCTTCCAGGCCTACAGCCCGCTGCTGATGACGTGGGCGCTGGCGACGATAATCTACGGCGGCTTTATGGCGCTGAGCCAGACGGACTTCAAGAGGCTCCTAGCCTACAGCAGTATCTCCCAGATGGGCTACCTGCTCCTCGGCCTCGCTTCAACTTCCGCCTACGGTGTCGCGGGGACGTTCCTGCACTACCTCGTGCACGCGTTCGGGAAGGCTATCCTCTTCGGCGTCGCAGGCATCCTCATCGCGACCTACCACGGGCTCAGGGACATCGCGAAGATGGGCGGCCTCGCGCAGAAGATGCCTTACTCTGCCTCGCTCGCGCTGTTAGGCTTCATGCACATCACCGGCATACCGCCCACAGCGGGGCTCTGGAGCGAGTACCTCATCCTGAGGGGTGCTGTTGAGAAAGCTCTCTCGCTCGGCCAAACGTGGTACGTAGCCGTAGCCGCAGCCCTGGTGGTCGGCGTCGGACTATCCACGGCTTACGCTTTCCTCACCATGAGGAGGGTCTTCTACGGCCCGCTGCGCGTCGAGAACGCGCGCGAGGCTGCAAGGGGCCTCTGGGCGCCGCTAGCAGTGCTGGCCGCTCTGGGGATTCTCTCCTTCATCGCGGCTTCCCCGCTCGTTGACCCGACGGTGAGAGTCATCGCGGCAGTTCTGGGTGGTTAG